The following are encoded in a window of Hemitrygon akajei chromosome 24, sHemAka1.3, whole genome shotgun sequence genomic DNA:
- the LOC140715773 gene encoding probable G-protein coupled receptor 139 — MAAADLMVLVLAVILEQINYIYLFSDFLLITPVCAVALVLRLSSTECSVWFTVAFTFDRYVAICCQNLQKRYSTEKTASVVILTVAAAGCAKCVPFYFAVDPKRCDSTAEYLTSSVWRAYELFDSITTPLLPFALILLFNALTVRQILATNKVRQGLRGSNENQKDSEVENRRKSIILLFALSTNFILLWLPYVVHSMNWQMVNYSYADRYFSTPTYVLQQFGFTLQMLCTCTNTCIYGLTQRKFREELKNGMKYLFTLNKQLCI; from the coding sequence atggcggcaGCAGATTTGATGGTCCTGGTCCTTGCCGTTATTCTGGAGCAGATTAATTATATATATCTGTTTTCTGATTTCTTGCTCATAACTCCGGTTTGTGCTGTGGCGCTTGTCCTGCGGCTCTCAAGCACGGAGTGCTCCGTTTGGTTCacggtcgctttcactttcgatcgctacgtcgccatctgctgtcaaaATCTGCAAAAACGATATTCCACAGAGAAAACAGCGTCAGTCGTGATACTAACAGTGGCCGCAGCGGGCTGTGCCAAATGTGTTCCATTTTACTTTGCAGTGGATCCAAAACGCTGCGACTCCACGGCTGAATATCTTACGTCATCCGTGTGGAGGGCATATGAGTTATTTGACAGCATTACAACACCGTTATTACCGTTCGCTTTAATTCTACTGTTTAATGCGTTAACCGTTAGACAGATTTTAGCGACAAACAAAGTCCGCCAAGGACTTCGGGGCAGCAATGAGAATCAGAAGGATTctgaggtggagaaccggagaaagtccaTCATTTTGCTGTTCGCTCTGTCAACAAATTTCATACTATTGTGGTTGCCCTATGTCGTACACTCCATGAACTGGCAAATGGTAAACTACTCCTACGCAGACAGGTATTTCAGCACACCGACATATGTTCTCCAACAGTTTGGATTCACCTTGCAGATGCTCTGTACCTGCACCAATACGTGTATCTACGGACTGACGCAGAGGAAGTTCagggaagagctgaagaatggaatgaaataTCTCTTTACATTAAATAAGCAGCTCTGTATTTAA